A single window of Brevundimonas vitisensis DNA harbors:
- the flgK gene encoding flagellar hook-associated protein FlgK, whose translation MSLNAIFNTATSGLTAAQTQLRVVSDNVSNVNTPGYVRKIAEQQTLVSQGVGSGVEVSRIRLATDRFLQAASLNAGAEASRQTVRYELYDRIQSLFGDPGGNSGFFAQVDQVFSSFAAAAEDPTSSPRRQEALFRVQALFDESSRVSTQIQAVREDADGRLQSAVERANVLLQQIEGLNAEIARSTVAGGDASGAETAQAALVGQLSELMDVKVSVRPVGGVSIRTGAGVLLAGQGHATLEYNRAGTVTSETAFNEIWVTEPGGQKRALLESITSGEIKGLIELRDKEAPATAERLAELMTRVADELNRAHNANAASPAPATLTGRNTGQTFESAIAGFNGRTTIAVANAAGVVQARAVIDFAGGAMTINNAVPAADATTFLAQLNAQLGGTATASFSNGVLTLSGAAGNGVAIADDANSPSNKSGRGFSHYFGLNDLVSTDRVALYDTGLKLESPHGFTAGQTLTFRFSGETGARLRDLTVAVPAGSRVEDLLIALNDPATGIGRFGRFDLDGSGNLAFTGYGNPAPALSVLEDRTTQVPSGVSVTELFGIGSGVRASRADGFSLRTDIRQNPSKLALGQLNAAALVGASALSAGDGRGALRLADAGQASAAFQAAGDLVGGSISVSRYASELAGDIGGKASLAENRQSSAQALFTEATARQKAQEGVNLDEELVLMTTYQQAFNASARLIQAAKDMYDTLLGMM comes from the coding sequence ATGTCGCTGAACGCCATTTTCAACACTGCCACCTCGGGGCTGACGGCGGCCCAGACGCAGTTGCGCGTGGTCTCGGACAACGTCTCCAACGTCAATACCCCCGGCTATGTCCGCAAGATCGCCGAGCAGCAGACCCTGGTCAGCCAGGGCGTCGGCTCAGGCGTCGAAGTCAGCCGCATCCGTCTGGCCACCGATCGCTTTCTGCAGGCGGCCAGCCTGAACGCCGGGGCCGAGGCCTCGCGCCAGACCGTGCGCTATGAGCTGTATGACCGCATCCAGTCGCTGTTTGGCGATCCCGGCGGCAACAGCGGCTTTTTTGCCCAGGTCGACCAGGTCTTCTCGTCCTTCGCCGCCGCGGCCGAGGACCCGACGTCGTCGCCGCGTCGTCAGGAAGCTCTGTTCCGCGTCCAGGCGCTGTTCGATGAATCCTCGCGCGTCTCGACCCAGATCCAGGCCGTACGCGAGGACGCCGATGGCCGGCTCCAGAGCGCGGTCGAGCGGGCCAATGTCCTGTTGCAGCAGATCGAGGGCCTGAACGCCGAAATCGCTCGCTCCACCGTGGCCGGAGGCGATGCCTCGGGGGCGGAGACGGCGCAGGCGGCCCTGGTCGGTCAGCTGTCGGAACTGATGGACGTCAAGGTCTCGGTCCGGCCCGTTGGCGGGGTCTCGATCCGGACGGGGGCGGGTGTCCTGCTGGCCGGGCAGGGGCATGCCACGCTGGAATACAACCGCGCCGGCACGGTCACCAGCGAGACGGCCTTCAACGAGATCTGGGTGACCGAGCCCGGCGGCCAGAAACGGGCCCTGCTGGAAAGCATCACCTCGGGTGAGATCAAGGGCCTGATCGAACTGCGCGACAAGGAGGCCCCGGCGACGGCCGAGCGTCTGGCCGAACTGATGACGCGCGTCGCGGACGAACTGAACCGCGCGCACAACGCCAATGCCGCCTCTCCCGCGCCCGCCACCCTGACCGGTCGTAACACGGGCCAGACATTTGAGAGTGCGATCGCCGGCTTCAACGGCCGCACCACCATCGCCGTGGCCAATGCGGCGGGCGTGGTTCAAGCGCGGGCCGTGATCGACTTTGCGGGCGGGGCAATGACGATCAACAATGCGGTGCCCGCCGCCGACGCCACCACCTTCTTGGCCCAGCTGAATGCCCAGTTGGGCGGCACGGCGACTGCCAGCTTCAGCAATGGCGTGCTGACGCTGTCAGGCGCGGCTGGAAACGGCGTGGCCATTGCCGATGACGCCAACTCGCCCAGCAACAAGTCCGGGCGCGGTTTCTCGCACTATTTCGGCCTGAACGATCTGGTCTCGACCGACCGTGTTGCCCTGTACGACACGGGGCTGAAGTTGGAGTCCCCGCACGGGTTCACGGCGGGCCAGACCCTGACCTTCCGGTTCAGCGGCGAGACGGGTGCGCGCCTGCGCGACCTAACGGTGGCGGTGCCGGCCGGGTCCAGGGTCGAGGACCTGCTGATTGCCCTGAACGATCCGGCGACGGGGATTGGTCGCTTTGGTCGGTTCGATCTGGACGGGTCCGGCAATCTGGCGTTCACCGGCTATGGCAACCCGGCCCCGGCCCTGTCGGTGCTGGAAGATCGCACCACCCAGGTGCCGTCCGGCGTCTCGGTGACCGAGCTGTTCGGCATCGGATCGGGCGTGCGGGCCTCGCGCGCCGATGGGTTCTCGCTTCGCACCGACATCCGTCAGAATCCGTCCAAACTGGCCCTGGGACAGTTGAACGCCGCCGCCCTGGTCGGGGCTTCGGCCCTGTCGGCCGGGGATGGTCGCGGGGCTCTCAGGCTGGCTGATGCCGGTCAGGCCTCGGCCGCCTTCCAGGCGGCGGGCGACTTGGTCGGTGGATCGATCTCGGTCTCGCGCTATGCGTCCGAACTGGCCGGCGACATCGGCGGCAAGGCCTCTTTGGCTGAGAACCGCCAGTCCAGCGCCCAGGCTCTGTTTACAGAGGCAACCGCTCGGCAGAAGGCCCAGGAGGGCGTGAACCTGGACGAGGAACTGGTGCTGATGACCACCTATCAGCAGGCCTTCAATGCCTCGGCCCGTCTGATCCAGGCGGCCAAGGATATGTATGACACGCTTCTTGGGATGATGTGA
- a CDS encoding flagellin: MTRVSTAANYQSALLDLMSAQTRAQEAQERVSTQKVATDLTGFGRSSEALTALKSAQSRIQGFMDTGDAVAARLSAQDLAFERVAQGADRARQAIADALASGRVDGLMLELQGHFQIAKEGLNTKHQGQYLFGGGNVGDAPVQVGTLAELSLTAGADVFANGTLKQVSRLDEGTTVETGFLADEVGEALFEVFRQIQNFHAVTPVTGQPDQAMKDFLTERLKEFDEQYQAITNQAALNGSLQNRVESVLKSQEAQKTSLDELVAGRTDADLAQALTDLELSQVAIQASAQVINQLRQVSLLNFLN, from the coding sequence ATGACCCGCGTCTCGACCGCCGCCAACTATCAGTCTGCCCTGCTTGACCTGATGAGCGCCCAGACGCGCGCCCAAGAGGCCCAGGAGCGGGTTTCGACTCAGAAGGTTGCGACCGACCTGACCGGTTTCGGCCGCAGTTCCGAGGCCCTGACCGCGCTGAAATCGGCCCAGAGCCGCATTCAGGGTTTCATGGACACCGGGGATGCCGTCGCCGCCCGCCTGTCCGCCCAGGATCTGGCCTTCGAGCGCGTAGCCCAAGGTGCCGACCGCGCGCGCCAGGCGATCGCCGATGCCCTGGCGTCCGGCCGGGTCGACGGCCTGATGCTGGAACTTCAAGGTCATTTCCAGATCGCCAAAGAAGGCCTGAATACCAAGCATCAGGGTCAGTATCTGTTCGGCGGAGGCAATGTCGGTGATGCTCCGGTCCAGGTGGGAACTCTGGCCGAGTTGTCGCTGACGGCTGGGGCCGACGTCTTTGCCAACGGCACGCTGAAACAGGTTTCGCGCCTGGACGAGGGCACGACGGTCGAGACCGGCTTCCTGGCCGACGAGGTGGGTGAAGCCCTATTCGAGGTCTTCCGCCAGATCCAGAACTTTCACGCCGTCACGCCTGTAACGGGCCAGCCGGATCAGGCGATGAAGGATTTTCTGACGGAACGGCTCAAGGAATTCGATGAGCAGTATCAAGCCATCACCAACCAGGCGGCCCTGAACGGATCGCTTCAGAACCGCGTCGAGTCGGTCCTCAAGTCCCAGGAGGCGCAGAAGACCTCGCTGGACGAGCTGGTGGCGGGGCGCACCGACGCCGATCTGGCCCAGGCCCTGACGGATCTGGAGTTGTCACAGGTGGCGATCCAGGCGTCGGCCCAAGTGATCAACCAGCTGCGCCAGGTGTCCCTGCTCAACTTTCTGAACTGA
- a CDS encoding putative DNA modification/repair radical SAM protein, translating to MAQLDLRRKLSILADAAKYDASCASSGTSKRNSVGGKGIGSTEGMGICHAYTPDGRCVSLLKILLTNFCIYDCAYCINRVSSNVPRARFSVDEVVELTLNFYKRNYIEGLFLSSGIIRSGDYTMEQLVEVARRLRVDHNFRGYIHLKLIPEADPLLVEQAGLYADRLSANIELPRDEALHRLAPQKDAAVIKKAMADVRLKVEAAKPQKKDRARPPKFAPAGQSTQLIVGADGAPDAEILARSSSLYGGYGLRRVYYSAFSPIPDASATLPLSKPPLMREHRLYQADWLMRFYGFSAPEIGAATVGGMLDLAIDPKLAWALGRREQFPVDVNTGPREMLLRVPGLGVKSVNRILQVRRWKMLRLEDVARLCRGIDKVRPFIVALDWTPGGLTDAIDLRTRLAPAAAPEQLSLF from the coding sequence ATGGCGCAGCTCGATCTCAGGCGAAAACTTTCCATTCTGGCGGACGCGGCCAAATACGACGCATCGTGCGCGTCGTCCGGGACGTCGAAACGCAACTCCGTCGGGGGCAAGGGGATCGGTTCGACCGAGGGCATGGGCATCTGCCATGCCTATACGCCGGACGGGCGCTGCGTTTCCCTGCTCAAGATTCTGCTGACGAACTTCTGCATCTACGACTGCGCCTATTGCATCAATCGGGTGTCGTCGAATGTGCCGCGCGCCCGCTTCAGCGTGGATGAGGTCGTCGAGCTGACGCTGAACTTCTACAAGCGCAACTATATCGAGGGTCTGTTCCTCTCGTCGGGTATCATCCGCTCAGGCGACTACACGATGGAGCAATTGGTCGAGGTGGCGCGCCGTCTGCGGGTCGATCATAACTTCCGCGGTTACATCCATCTGAAGCTGATCCCGGAAGCGGATCCGCTGTTGGTCGAGCAGGCGGGCCTGTATGCTGATCGCCTGTCCGCCAACATCGAACTTCCGCGCGACGAGGCCCTGCACCGGCTGGCGCCGCAGAAGGACGCCGCTGTCATCAAGAAGGCCATGGCCGATGTGCGGCTGAAGGTCGAGGCGGCCAAGCCGCAGAAGAAAGACCGTGCCCGCCCGCCCAAGTTCGCGCCGGCTGGCCAAAGCACCCAGTTGATCGTGGGGGCGGACGGTGCGCCCGACGCTGAAATCCTGGCCCGCAGTTCGTCCCTCTATGGCGGCTATGGCCTGCGCCGGGTCTATTATTCCGCCTTCAGCCCCATCCCGGATGCCAGTGCGACGCTGCCGCTGTCAAAGCCGCCGCTGATGCGCGAGCACCGGCTGTATCAGGCCGACTGGCTGATGCGGTTCTATGGGTTCAGTGCGCCAGAGATCGGGGCGGCCACCGTGGGCGGTATGCTGGACCTGGCCATCGATCCGAAGCTGGCCTGGGCCCTCGGCCGACGCGAGCAGTTTCCCGTCGACGTGAACACGGGCCCGCGCGAAATGCTTCTGCGTGTGCCGGGGCTGGGCGTGAAAAGCGTCAACCGGATCCTGCAGGTTCGGCGATGGAAGATGTTGCGGCTGGAGGATGTCGCGCGCCTGTGCCGAGGCATAGACAAGGTGCGTCCCTTCATCGTTGCTCTGGACTGGACGCCCGGCGGGCTGACCGATGCCATTGACCTGCGCACCCGCCTGGCTCCGGCCGCTGCGCCGGAGCAACTGAGCCTGTTCTGA
- a CDS encoding UdgX family uracil-DNA binding protein (This protein belongs to the uracil DNA glycosylase superfamily, members of which act in excision repair of DNA. However, it belongs more specifically to UdgX branch, whose founding member was found to bind uracil in DNA (where it does not belong), without cleaving it, appears to promote DNA repair by a pathway involving RecA, rather than base excision.): MRVAELDHPTDFDGWRRGARALRAAGVSPSQAVFRVAGEGAQGGLFDTAPSADFASVTAASEAGEGSPFTVPKAFVDLAQDVILHRSVDRFDLMYRLLWRLQDAPNLMRIVSDPDVADALDRAKNVSRASHKMKAFVRFRQVHDDRGEAWVAWFEPAHRVLERTAPFFQRRFTAMRWSILTPDGSAFWDTETLRFGPPATRDMAPAEDEIEEFWKTYYASTFNPARLKTRTMQGEMPRRYWKNLPEASLIPQLIAQSSQRTAEMVAAPAAVPNPRFAHAVAPDVAPAGQADDAVPDTLAEAASVIQGCRRCPLWRDATQAVAGQGPPEARLMIVGEQPGDQEDLAGRPFVGPAGNVLDQALAQAGIDRASVFLTNAVKHFKHEPQGKRRLHKTPNAGEVTACRWWLDHERRLVRPRVVLALGATAGSAVLGRKVTVTAERGQPIPLADGSIAVLTVHPAYLLRLPDEAARIAEQARFIEDLRRVAAMI, encoded by the coding sequence ATGCGGGTGGCCGAACTGGATCATCCGACCGACTTCGACGGCTGGCGACGCGGGGCCCGGGCCCTGCGTGCGGCGGGGGTGTCGCCAAGCCAGGCTGTTTTCCGCGTGGCCGGGGAGGGGGCGCAGGGCGGCCTGTTCGACACGGCACCCTCTGCCGATTTCGCGAGCGTCACCGCAGCCTCAGAAGCCGGGGAGGGGAGCCCGTTCACCGTCCCCAAGGCCTTCGTTGATCTGGCCCAGGACGTCATCTTGCACCGTTCGGTCGACCGGTTCGATCTGATGTATCGGCTTCTGTGGCGGCTTCAGGATGCGCCCAATCTGATGCGGATCGTGTCAGACCCCGACGTTGCCGATGCCCTGGACCGGGCTAAGAATGTCTCGCGCGCCAGTCACAAGATGAAGGCTTTCGTGCGTTTTCGGCAGGTGCACGACGATCGCGGAGAGGCCTGGGTGGCCTGGTTCGAGCCGGCGCACCGGGTGCTGGAACGCACGGCTCCCTTCTTTCAGCGGCGGTTTACGGCCATGCGCTGGTCGATCCTGACGCCGGACGGCAGCGCCTTTTGGGATACCGAGACCCTGCGGTTCGGCCCGCCCGCCACGCGCGACATGGCGCCCGCCGAAGACGAGATCGAGGAGTTCTGGAAGACCTACTACGCCTCGACCTTCAATCCTGCGCGGCTGAAGACCAGGACCATGCAGGGCGAGATGCCGCGCCGATACTGGAAGAACCTGCCCGAGGCGTCCCTGATCCCGCAGCTGATCGCACAGTCGTCGCAGCGCACCGCCGAGATGGTCGCCGCGCCCGCCGCCGTGCCCAACCCGCGTTTTGCCCATGCCGTCGCGCCCGATGTCGCCCCGGCGGGCCAGGCAGACGATGCGGTCCCTGACACCTTGGCCGAGGCGGCGTCGGTCATCCAGGGCTGCCGCCGCTGTCCCCTGTGGCGCGACGCAACACAGGCCGTGGCGGGGCAGGGGCCGCCCGAGGCCCGCCTGATGATTGTCGGCGAACAGCCCGGCGACCAGGAGGATTTGGCCGGGCGGCCCTTTGTCGGACCCGCAGGGAATGTCTTGGATCAGGCACTGGCGCAGGCCGGAATTGATCGCGCGAGTGTCTTCCTGACCAACGCCGTCAAACATTTCAAACACGAACCGCAGGGCAAGCGCCGCTTGCACAAGACCCCGAACGCCGGCGAAGTCACCGCCTGCCGCTGGTGGCTGGATCACGAACGCCGATTGGTCCGTCCGCGGGTCGTGCTGGCCTTGGGGGCCACGGCGGGTTCCGCCGTCCTGGGACGCAAGGTGACCGTGACGGCCGAGCGAGGCCAGCCGATCCCCTTGGCCGATGGATCGATCGCGGTCTTGACCGTCCATCCCGCCTATCTGCTGCGTCTGCCGGACGAGGCGGCGCGTATAGCGGAACAGGCACGTTTCATTGAGGATTTGCGGCGCGTCGCGGCCATGATTTGA
- a CDS encoding MlaE family ABC transporter permease, which translates to MAAADFQIEEAEGSNLTLRLTGDWTTTGLGRISHRLDRAVEGRCITAVDLSELGRFDTAGALSIVQASNCQLPADAWAARPEAGRIYAMVDKLERESAPPPRRADAFTRTFAKIGRGVYDIGAEATLSLAFLGRLVVAVGVALRHPGRIRWAAWFSQTERAGLDAIPIVATTNFFIGAVIAFLGANLLTQFGAGVFTVQLVAVAVLRELAVLLTAILLAGRSSSSFAAEIGSMRMNQEVDAMQVMGVNPFQALVIPRLASMVVMTPLLTFIGIIAGLFGGLLVTWSLLGYGPAFFVQRISEDPLMGNHLMVGMIKAPVFAVVVAAIGCRQGMAVAGDVESLGRRVTAAVVQAIFAIILLDAVFAMLFLELDI; encoded by the coding sequence ATGGCCGCAGCAGACTTTCAGATCGAGGAGGCCGAGGGCAGTAACCTGACCCTTCGCCTGACCGGCGACTGGACCACAACGGGTCTGGGCAGGATCTCTCACCGTCTTGACCGGGCGGTCGAGGGGCGCTGCATCACAGCCGTCGATCTGAGTGAACTCGGGCGGTTCGACACGGCAGGGGCGCTGTCCATCGTTCAGGCTTCCAATTGCCAACTGCCGGCCGATGCCTGGGCCGCGCGGCCGGAGGCTGGTCGCATCTATGCCATGGTCGACAAGCTGGAGCGCGAGTCGGCCCCGCCGCCGCGCCGTGCCGATGCCTTCACCCGCACCTTCGCCAAGATCGGACGGGGCGTTTACGATATCGGAGCTGAGGCGACCCTGTCGCTGGCCTTCCTGGGCCGTCTGGTGGTCGCTGTGGGCGTGGCCCTGCGCCATCCCGGCCGCATCCGTTGGGCGGCCTGGTTCAGCCAGACCGAACGCGCCGGTCTGGATGCCATTCCGATCGTGGCCACCACCAACTTCTTCATCGGGGCCGTCATCGCCTTTCTGGGGGCCAATCTGCTGACGCAGTTCGGGGCGGGGGTTTTCACCGTCCAGCTGGTGGCCGTTGCCGTTTTGCGCGAACTGGCTGTGCTGCTGACCGCCATCCTTCTGGCGGGTCGATCCTCTTCCTCCTTCGCGGCCGAGATCGGCTCGATGCGCATGAACCAGGAGGTCGATGCCATGCAGGTGATGGGCGTCAATCCGTTCCAGGCCCTGGTCATCCCCCGTCTGGCCTCCATGGTCGTGATGACGCCACTGCTGACCTTCATCGGCATCATCGCCGGCCTGTTTGGCGGTCTGCTGGTGACCTGGAGCCTGCTCGGCTACGGGCCAGCCTTCTTCGTGCAGCGCATCAGCGAGGATCCGTTGATGGGCAATCACCTGATGGTCGGCATGATCAAGGCACCCGTCTTTGCTGTGGTCGTGGCTGCGATCGGCTGTCGTCAGGGCATGGCCGTGGCCGGCGACGTCGAAAGCCTGGGCCGACGCGTGACGGCCGCCGTCGTCCAGGCGATCTTTGCCATCATCCTGCTGGATGCGGTCTTCGCCATGCTGTTCCTGGAGTTGGACATATGA
- a CDS encoding ABC transporter ATP-binding protein: MTDPVTSPTTDDREVLIQVRGLLSQFGERTIHENLDLDVRRGEVLGVVGGSGTGKTVLLNSIIGLKEPEGGSIRIFDHDISDMTKEQAADIERRTGVLFQQGALYSSLSVLDNVASPLVEHTKMPRDMIRELAEMKIAMVGLKPESHHLKPAELSGGMKKRVGLARALALDPELLFLDEPTAGLDPIGAAAFDDLIRTLSDDLGLTVFMITHDLDSLYAICDQVAVLADKHVVEKATVQELERSDHPWIKEYFLGPRGRAANKAA; this comes from the coding sequence ATGACCGACCCGGTGACCTCCCCGACGACCGACGATCGCGAGGTGCTGATCCAGGTGCGCGGACTGCTCAGTCAGTTCGGCGAGCGCACTATCCACGAGAACCTGGACCTGGATGTTCGGCGCGGCGAGGTGCTGGGCGTCGTCGGCGGATCCGGCACGGGCAAGACCGTGCTGCTGAACTCCATCATCGGCCTGAAGGAGCCGGAGGGCGGATCTATCCGCATCTTCGACCACGACATTTCCGACATGACCAAGGAGCAGGCCGCCGACATCGAGCGCCGAACCGGCGTGCTGTTCCAGCAGGGGGCTCTCTATTCCTCGCTCAGCGTGCTGGACAATGTGGCCTCGCCCCTGGTCGAGCATACCAAGATGCCCCGCGACATGATCCGCGAACTGGCAGAGATGAAGATCGCCATGGTGGGCCTGAAGCCGGAAAGCCATCATCTGAAACCGGCCGAGCTGTCCGGCGGCATGAAGAAGCGGGTCGGCCTGGCCCGTGCCCTGGCGCTGGATCCCGAACTGCTGTTTCTGGATGAGCCGACGGCGGGGCTGGACCCCATCGGTGCGGCGGCGTTCGACGACCTGATCCGCACCCTGTCCGACGACCTGGGTCTGACCGTCTTCATGATCACCCACGATCTGGACAGCCTTTACGCCATTTGTGACCAGGTCGCCGTCCTGGCCGACAAGCATGTGGTGGAAAAGGCGACGGTTCAGGAACTTGAGCGTTCCGACCATCCGTGGATCAAAGAATACTTCCTTGGACCGCGCGGCCGTGCCGCCAACAAGGCCGCCTGA
- a CDS encoding MlaD family protein: MERDAHYAAVGIATVALMVALAVFSLWLARLSFNEEYDVYDIVFYGPVRGLSEGGEVHFNGIRVGEVTDLKLDPNKGDQVIARIRVDATTPVRVTSRAQLEPQGITGLNYIQITAGNPQSALLKAQYADGITPVIQSQPSPIAELLSGSGTVLAQTVDALNRINRVLSDDNIRSFSTSLTNFESFSTELEARKGMLAELEQALIKANAAIAEFEGLGASARQLVETDGRQAIANINAATAEARTAVASINRTVGNLEQPLGEFATTGLPQLEQAIQGLEDATRSLETLVDEVRSSPRDFIGRPASRELEVQP; the protein is encoded by the coding sequence ATGGAAAGAGACGCCCACTACGCCGCCGTCGGCATCGCCACCGTCGCCCTGATGGTGGCCCTTGCCGTCTTCTCGCTATGGCTGGCGCGCCTGTCCTTCAACGAGGAGTACGACGTCTATGACATCGTCTTCTATGGCCCCGTGCGTGGCCTGTCGGAGGGGGGCGAGGTCCATTTCAATGGCATTCGCGTAGGCGAGGTCACGGACCTGAAGCTGGACCCCAACAAGGGCGATCAGGTCATCGCCCGGATTCGTGTCGATGCAACCACGCCCGTGCGCGTGACGTCCCGCGCCCAGCTGGAGCCGCAGGGGATCACGGGCCTGAACTATATTCAGATCACCGCCGGCAATCCTCAGAGCGCCCTGCTGAAGGCCCAGTATGCCGACGGCATCACGCCGGTTATCCAGAGCCAGCCCTCGCCGATCGCCGAACTGCTCAGCGGCTCGGGCACGGTGCTGGCCCAGACGGTGGATGCGCTGAACCGGATCAACCGCGTCCTGTCGGACGACAACATCCGCTCCTTCTCGACCAGCCTGACCAACTTTGAATCGTTCAGCACCGAGCTGGAGGCCCGCAAGGGGATGCTGGCCGAGCTGGAGCAGGCCTTGATCAAAGCCAATGCCGCCATCGCCGAGTTCGAAGGCCTGGGGGCCAGCGCGCGCCAGCTGGTCGAGACGGACGGACGTCAGGCCATCGCCAACATCAACGCCGCCACGGCCGAGGCCCGCACCGCCGTCGCCTCGATCAATCGCACGGTCGGCAATCTGGAGCAGCCGCTGGGCGAGTTTGCCACCACGGGCCTGCCGCAGCTGGAACAGGCTATTCAGGGCCTGGAAGACGCAACACGGTCGCTGGAGACCCTGGTCGACGAAGTGCGCTCCAGCCCGCGTGACTTCATCGGACGCCCGGCGTCCCGGGAACTGGAGGTTCAGCCGTGA
- a CDS encoding ABC-type transport auxiliary lipoprotein family protein, with protein MRKTTLIRSAAVLAAAGLMSACALLSSPDPIQMYRFGVAAQALPADPIASPVQVTLRRVEFPESARGDRLLGITGTEAAYIGGARWVSPAADLYSESLEVAFAGQARRVRLIGPRELTRGDSSLDIDVRTFETRYDSPGGVPSVVIAARTRLMALPERTVEAERTFTVVQPARANTISAIVEAYDLASRDLNGQIVAWTDQAAGN; from the coding sequence GTGAGAAAGACAACCCTGATCCGTTCGGCCGCCGTCCTGGCCGCTGCCGGTCTGATGTCGGCCTGTGCCCTGCTGTCCAGCCCTGATCCGATCCAGATGTATCGTTTTGGCGTGGCGGCTCAGGCCCTGCCCGCCGATCCGATCGCCAGCCCCGTCCAGGTCACTCTGCGCCGTGTCGAGTTCCCCGAAAGCGCGCGGGGCGACCGTCTTCTGGGCATTACCGGCACCGAAGCCGCCTACATCGGCGGCGCGCGCTGGGTTTCGCCAGCAGCCGATCTCTATAGCGAGAGCCTGGAGGTCGCGTTTGCGGGGCAGGCCCGCCGGGTTCGCCTGATCGGCCCGCGGGAGCTGACGCGAGGGGACTCGTCCCTCGATATCGACGTGCGGACGTTCGAGACCCGCTATGACTCACCGGGCGGCGTGCCCTCGGTGGTGATCGCGGCCCGGACCCGGCTGATGGCCCTTCCGGAACGCACGGTCGAGGCGGAACGCACCTTCACCGTCGTGCAGCCCGCTCGTGCCAACACCATCAGCGCCATCGTCGAAGCCTATGACCTGGCCAGCCGCGACCTGAATGGCCAGATTGTCGCCTGGACCGACCAGGCCGCCGGCAACTAG
- a CDS encoding toxic anion resistance protein has product MADGGYRLGGGAPEPDRARIEAIAATWGDQDDGAFGAAPHGALSSTLDRTLSETRNGDLTEASALIAHLRNALDGLAPASLEPRRGLAGLFDSRKRRLKALRARYLAASRTLNETGIELTDRADRVERRSRVLEDVWADIRNVVTDLDAHVVAGADRCPPVPAADEGEAIPDSAAPLRQRLSQLSSARQAGIRTLPLIRMAQNAEVSALACLQRLPQAIGDWRDDWKDALGLMGKRPRKVRPDPVRLARTRDALLAALDQADAAIAAARTRRAEIEARMDAVRKAV; this is encoded by the coding sequence ATGGCGGACGGGGGATATCGGCTGGGCGGCGGAGCGCCGGAGCCGGATCGGGCACGGATTGAGGCGATCGCGGCGACCTGGGGTGATCAGGACGACGGCGCGTTCGGCGCAGCACCGCACGGGGCCCTGTCCTCGACCCTGGACCGGACCCTGTCGGAAACCCGCAACGGCGACCTGACCGAGGCGTCTGCCCTGATCGCGCATCTGCGCAATGCACTGGATGGGCTGGCCCCGGCCTCGCTGGAACCACGCCGGGGGCTGGCCGGCCTGTTCGACAGCCGTAAGCGCCGATTGAAGGCCCTGCGCGCCCGATATCTGGCGGCCTCGCGGACCTTGAACGAAACCGGCATCGAACTGACAGACCGGGCCGACAGGGTCGAGCGCCGCAGCCGGGTGCTGGAAGATGTCTGGGCCGACATCCGCAACGTCGTCACCGACCTTGATGCCCATGTCGTCGCCGGGGCCGATCGGTGCCCGCCAGTGCCCGCAGCGGATGAGGGGGAGGCCATACCTGATTCAGCCGCTCCGCTGCGCCAGCGCCTGTCGCAACTGTCGTCGGCGCGGCAAGCGGGCATTCGCACCCTGCCCCTGATCCGCATGGCCCAGAATGCGGAGGTCAGCGCCCTCGCCTGCCTGCAACGCCTGCCCCAAGCTATTGGCGACTGGCGGGACGACTGGAAGGATGCCCTGGGCCTGATGGGCAAGCGGCCGCGCAAGGTGCGCCCCGACCCCGTTCGCCTGGCCCGTACCCGCGACGCCCTGCTGGCCGCCCTGGATCAGGCCGACGCCGCCATCGCTGCCGCCCGCACCCGCCGCGCCGAGATCGAGGCCCGGATGGATGCGGTGCGCAAGGCGGTCTGA